Proteins found in one Lutimonas zeaxanthinifaciens genomic segment:
- a CDS encoding DUF4290 domain-containing protein, whose protein sequence is MELEYNSDREHLIIPEYGRHIQKLVNHCVKLEDREVRNTMAKAIVQVMGNMQPHLRDVPDFQHKLWDQLFIMSDYELDVDTPYPKPEKEVLQAKPQALDYPRSASKYRFYGNNIQIMIDTALTWEDGDLKDALVFTIANHMKKCYLNWNKDTVDDEVIFSHLKELSGGALIVKDTDSLSESKDLVRKKPSKGFQKSGSKQGKKNYRKR, encoded by the coding sequence ATGGAATTAGAGTACAATTCTGATCGCGAGCATTTGATCATTCCAGAATATGGAAGACATATTCAAAAGCTTGTCAATCATTGCGTAAAACTGGAGGATAGAGAAGTGAGAAACACCATGGCCAAGGCAATTGTGCAGGTAATGGGTAATATGCAGCCCCATTTAAGGGATGTACCTGATTTTCAGCATAAATTATGGGATCAGCTATTTATCATGTCTGATTACGAACTGGACGTTGATACCCCTTATCCTAAACCGGAAAAGGAAGTATTACAGGCAAAACCTCAGGCTCTTGATTATCCCAGATCCGCTTCAAAGTACCGATTTTACGGCAATAATATTCAGATTATGATCGATACTGCCCTGACCTGGGAGGATGGCGATCTTAAGGATGCACTTGTATTCACCATTGCAAATCATATGAAGAAGTGTTATTTGAACTGGAATAAAGATACTGTTGATGATGAGGTGATCTTTAGTCACCTGAAGGAGCTATCCGGTGGTGCTCTTATTGTAAAGGATACGGATAGTTTATCTGAATCGAAAGATCTTGTTCGTAAGAAGCCGTCAAAAGGATTTCAAAAAAGTGGCTCAAAACA